The following proteins come from a genomic window of Triticum aestivum cultivar Chinese Spring chromosome 6A, IWGSC CS RefSeq v2.1, whole genome shotgun sequence:
- the LOC123127989 gene encoding uncharacterized protein isoform X1, producing the protein MRPPGLLPPPSSSSPRLTYCDRDTVGSSVAGPRPSPLLPLIVHVAPTSSPDCPASTREATKAGIESDSLCIVFSPSPLRFGLQIKQFSVFNGKVNSCSLKVGHNKEMDATALSHRPLGQHIIYPIPTMAPPQADSPHWEVFLGNHGHTIACIPLAISLCAYELGTYFLGMQLVRWWSSEMSVAPKDVSKSIAQSK; encoded by the exons ATGAGACCTCCTGGCCTTCTGCCACCGCCGTCGAGTTCATCCCCCAGGCTGACATACTGCGATCGGGACACCGTCGGATCCTCTGTCGCGGGCCCACGTCCCAGTCCTCTCCTTCCTCTCATAGTTCATGTAGCCCCTACATCCTCCCCTGATTGTCCAG CCTCCACACGCGAAGCCACTAAGGCAGGAATCGAAAGTGACAGTCTGTGCATCGTGTTCTCCCCAAG CCCGCTTCGCTTTGGTCTTCAGATTAAGCAATTCTCTGTATTCAATGGAAAGGTCAATAGCTGCTCTCTAAAG GTTGGCCACAACAAGGAGATGGACGCGACCGCGTTGTCCCATCGACCTCTGGGGCAGCACATCATCTACCCAATCCCGACAATGGCGCCCCCTCAGGCCGATTCCCCTCACTGGGAG GTGTTTTTGGGAAATCATGGGCACACAATCGCCTGTATACCTCTTGCTATTAGTTTGTGTGCCTATGAGCTG GGCACATATTTTCTTGGAATGCAGTTAGTTCGGTGGTGGTCATCTGAGATGTCAG TGGCACCTAAAGATGTATCAAAATCTATTGCACAAAGTAAATGA
- the LOC123127989 gene encoding uncharacterized protein isoform X2: MRFSQAVLTSSRRAASTREATKAGIESDSLCIVFSPSPLRFGLQIKQFSVFNGKVNSCSLKVGHNKEMDATALSHRPLGQHIIYPIPTMAPPQADSPHWEVFLGNHGHTIACIPLAISLCAYELGTYFLGMQLVRWWSSEMSVAPKDVSKSIAQSK; the protein is encoded by the exons ATGAGATTTTCTCAAGCTGTTCTCACCTCCTCACGTCGTGCAGCCTCCACACGCGAAGCCACTAAGGCAGGAATCGAAAGTGACAGTCTGTGCATCGTGTTCTCCCCAAG CCCGCTTCGCTTTGGTCTTCAGATTAAGCAATTCTCTGTATTCAATGGAAAGGTCAATAGCTGCTCTCTAAAG GTTGGCCACAACAAGGAGATGGACGCGACCGCGTTGTCCCATCGACCTCTGGGGCAGCACATCATCTACCCAATCCCGACAATGGCGCCCCCTCAGGCCGATTCCCCTCACTGGGAG GTGTTTTTGGGAAATCATGGGCACACAATCGCCTGTATACCTCTTGCTATTAGTTTGTGTGCCTATGAGCTG GGCACATATTTTCTTGGAATGCAGTTAGTTCGGTGGTGGTCATCTGAGATGTCAG TGGCACCTAAAGATGTATCAAAATCTATTGCACAAAGTAAATGA